The nucleotide window GTTGCGGTAACGGGGACGGTTGATGGTGATTTTTCCAATTCCTTCGAAATATTCGAACAGGATTTCTTCGTATTCTTTAATGGTTTCCCATTGACGTGTTGTTGACATAACTATATGATTTACAATTGAATTATTTATAAGTTGAATCAGGAGATAAATTTCTGTTTCAGACTAATTTACCCGAATAGAAAAAGATTTGCTTTCACCGGTTTCATTGTCTGTAACAGTTAAAACAGTAACTCCGGTTGCAATAGCTTTATAATAGACAACAGCCGGGTTATTTTGAGATAAGGTTGCAGCTATTGGATATGGTCGAAGTTCAGTGGAAATCACACCAGAAGCAGATGTACTCAGACTATACGATCCATTTCCGGAGATGATATATAGCTCTCCGTCATTACCTTTAGTAACTGAAATATTTGTTGAACTTGAGCTTATTGAAAAAGAATAATGTTCTATTATTTGTACGTTATATATTTGTGTAGGCCAAAAATCTTCAAAGTAGTACAAAGTGGCGGCTCCAAGTGACAACCCACTTATCAATACCTTATTGCCGCTTTCTTTCACCTGAATAGAGTTGCTTCCGGAGGAGTGTATAGCAAAAACGGCATTGGCTTTTGTGACCTCAATAGATTTTGTATCTCCTTTTTTTAGAAATACAACTGTAGATAAAGGGACAATTCGTGCAATATAGTTTTTTACTTCGACTTTAATTTTGACACTATTCCCTTCTCCATCGCTGAGGGTAACAACCGCATTTCCAATTGCGTTCCCGGAAATATATAGGGTGTTTTCCAGTAAGAGATATTCAGCAACGGATTCGTTAGATGAAGAAACAGAATAAGAGCCGGAGCCCTTTATGATTTGAATGGCAGCATAAGGATTATCAGTTGAAAGAACAACCGATGATTTATCGACTTGCAGCGGACCAATCTGTTCGTCCTCGTTTTTAGAACAGGAAACGATGGTCACTAAAGCGAGGAAAAGGAAGAAAATCTTTTTAATCATATCCATTCATTAAGTCATGGGTCATTAAAATGCGCATATCATTGATGCTTCAGGGCTTCAAACAAGCGACTGAAAACGTAGGCATTGGTTTCGGTATGGGAAAAAACCTCCAGCACCATCGGGTAATCTTCGTTCGGGTTGCAAAAATAGGGAAGGCACCGGTCGAGTTCGTCGAAGTTGGTGGCCGACAGGTAGTGCAATCCGAAAGCCAGCACCCGATCTTTGGCCGATTCGTTGTGGTGGCAAGCGATGTAACCCTCCATCGCCTCCGATTGCTGCGGCCCGTTAATAAGGTGAAACATGTTGCCGCCTCCGTTGTTTACCAGTAAAATCCGCAGGTTTTTGCTGATCTGTTTGTTCCACAAGGCATTGATGTCGTAAAAGAAACTCAGGTCGCCGATCAGCAGGAAGGTCAATCCTTTGTTGGCTGCCGCATATCCCACCGCGGTTGACATGGATCCGTCGATGCCGTTAGTCCCCCGGTTGGAGAGAACCGAAACCGTCGGATTCAGCTTGCTGATCTGGGCGTAACGGATGGGAGCGCTACTGCTCAGATGAAGTGTGGATTGCTGTGGTAAACGTTGTATAAACGCATTGACTACAGTCAGGTCGGAGAAGGGTGCCTCTTTCATAAAACGGGCAACTTCCAGATCTACTACTGTGGATTTATTTTGCCATAACCCACTGAAATTATTTTCTTTATCTTCTTGAGGGGTAATTTCCTTCGCCAGTTGTTGCAAAAAATCGGCTGCATCAGCCGGAAGCAGGTCGGTGATCGTCTGGAACGTGTCTTTTACGTTGCCGTCGGGGCGAATATCCCAGTGATGTTGTGGCTTATGTTTGCGTAGCAACTGTTTTAACCGTTTGGAGGTGAGATGTCCGCCGAGGGTAATTAGTAAGTCGGGAGCAAAGCTGTTAGACTCTTCCTCCGACAACGAAGCCAGCACCAAATCGAAATTGGCTATCTGTTGCGGGAGGTGTACATTGCCTATCTGTTCTGCCAGTAAGACCGCATCACCCTTGCTCAGTAGAGAGCTGAGGATGACATCCAATCCATTATTCGGCGGCAGTTGACCCACTACGATCATTCGTTTGGATGAGGTGTTCCAGATTGATTGGAAAGATTCTGTCTCTACTTGTTGTTTTGCGGTGTGGAAAGTGATTTTTCTCGCTTCCGGCAAACCAGGAGTTATAAACTGGTAGAGCGGCTCCGAAAGCGGCACGTTGATATGCACCGGACCGTTTCCGTTGGCTGTCAGTTGAATCAATGCCTCATTAATCAGACGGTTGCAGTACCATTCGTCGGTAGCGTTGGCCGGTTCCGGCAGTTGAACGCTCTTTTTGGCGATGGCGGCAAATGTCCCGTTTTGCGGAATGGTTTGCCCGTCAGCCTGACCGATCCATGCTTCGGGGCGGTCGGCAGAGATAACCAGCAACGGAATCTCCTGATAGTAAGCTTCAGCGATGGCCGGACCGTAGTTGAGCAGTGCCGTTCCCGAGGTGCAGCAGGCTGCCACCGGTTGTTGTAACTTCTGGCTCAAACCCAATGCAAAAAAGGCGGCAGAGCGCTCATCGACCACCGTGTAACAGGTAAAACCGGGATGTTGCGTAAAGGTATGAATCAGCGGAGCATTCCGCGATCCGGGTGAGAGTACCACGTGACGGATGCCGTATTGCAGCATCAGCGATACAAGTTGTAATATGTTGGTTTTGTTGGAAAACACTGTTTTAATTTGAAAATTAGGAAATTTGAGAATTTGAAAATGGAATCTGTTGCTTGATCTCTATCTCAGTTTATAATTTATTCTTCAGTGATTTCGTCCTGTTTTTGGTTTATAATTCCTTTTTTGGCATTGAGAGGCGAAACCACCGATTTACCGGTTTTATTTTCCAGTTCAAGACGTGCGTTGCGGGCAACTTCGCCTCCCTTCCGGGCAACATCAGCATGTTCGTCCATCGTGTCGGGATTGGTAGCCTCCGAAATTTGTTTAGTCGATAGTTCGGCCAACATATTTAATACCAATTCGGCATTGGTCATGTTGTCGCGCAGGTTTTCTTTTTTCAATCCCTTGAAACTTTTGTATTCTTTAGCTGTTTTATCTGCCCAGGTCTTATAAATAATGTCGGTCAGTGTTGCAAAATGAATGCCTTCCTGCAGACCTCTCGACTTCCATTCGTCCGTGAGGTCTTTGCGTATTTCAATACTTTTCAGGCGTTGATTGATCCAACTGTCGGAATAGCCCAGCCGTTTGTAATCGGCCATTGCCTGTTCGATAGACAGTTCGGGATCCTGAATCTGATCCAGTCGCTCTTTTGCCACCTGAGCAATCCACAATTTAAATGGCTCAGCTTTTGGAGAGGGAATAGACTGAATTAAGCGGAAAAGCTGCTGGGGACTAACTACATCTGTTAAATATTTTTTCCCATCGGCAGCAACCATTTTCAGTTGACTACAATTTGTAGTCAACTCACTTCCCTCTTTTTTGAGTCGTGTTTTTAATACACTCCAATATTTTCGTGGATTGGGACTATCAGTTAATACATCCACTACATCTACAATGGAAAAGTACCACTCTTCGGATGCTTCGTCCCAGGCAGTACGAACTTTTTTCTCTTCAAACAACTGGATTTTGTTTTGCATACCAACTATGGTTTAAGGTATATCTGAAATAAGACAACAAATCCTTTTATAAGATTCCCCGCATCGTTTTCAGCTTCTCTTCCGTCTCTTTCCACTCTGTTTCGCGATTGGAGGAGGGGAGCAGGCCACCGCCGGCAAAGAGTTTCAGCTCTCCGGCTTCGATCTTCATGCAGCGCAAATTTACGTATAAATCCGTTTGATTGTCAGCCGACAGGTAGCCGGTAAATCCCGAATAATATTCGCGGTCGTAGCCCTCTTCAGCCAGAATAAACCTGTAGGCCTCCTCTTTTGGCAAGCCGCAAACGGCCGGTGTGGGGTGGAGTTGTTGCAAGAGATCGCCCAG belongs to Paludibacter jiangxiensis and includes:
- the menD gene encoding 2-succinyl-5-enolpyruvyl-6-hydroxy-3-cyclohexene-1-carboxylic-acid synthase is translated as MFSNKTNILQLVSLMLQYGIRHVVLSPGSRNAPLIHTFTQHPGFTCYTVVDERSAAFFALGLSQKLQQPVAACCTSGTALLNYGPAIAEAYYQEIPLLVISADRPEAWIGQADGQTIPQNGTFAAIAKKSVQLPEPANATDEWYCNRLINEALIQLTANGNGPVHINVPLSEPLYQFITPGLPEARKITFHTAKQQVETESFQSIWNTSSKRMIVVGQLPPNNGLDVILSSLLSKGDAVLLAEQIGNVHLPQQIANFDLVLASLSEEESNSFAPDLLITLGGHLTSKRLKQLLRKHKPQHHWDIRPDGNVKDTFQTITDLLPADAADFLQQLAKEITPQEDKENNFSGLWQNKSTVVDLEVARFMKEAPFSDLTVVNAFIQRLPQQSTLHLSSSAPIRYAQISKLNPTVSVLSNRGTNGIDGSMSTAVGYAAANKGLTFLLIGDLSFFYDINALWNKQISKNLRILLVNNGGGNMFHLINGPQQSEAMEGYIACHHNESAKDRVLAFGLHYLSATNFDELDRCLPYFCNPNEDYPMVLEVFSHTETNAYVFSRLFEALKHQ
- a CDS encoding BRO-N domain-containing protein; translation: MQNKIQLFEEKKVRTAWDEASEEWYFSIVDVVDVLTDSPNPRKYWSVLKTRLKKEGSELTTNCSQLKMVAADGKKYLTDVVSPQQLFRLIQSIPSPKAEPFKLWIAQVAKERLDQIQDPELSIEQAMADYKRLGYSDSWINQRLKSIEIRKDLTDEWKSRGLQEGIHFATLTDIIYKTWADKTAKEYKSFKGLKKENLRDNMTNAELVLNMLAELSTKQISEATNPDTMDEHADVARKGGEVARNARLELENKTGKSVVSPLNAKKGIINQKQDEITEE